The following coding sequences are from one Candidatus Cloacimonadota bacterium window:
- the trxA gene encoding thioredoxin produces the protein MAIVEVKTDTFEAEVLKSEIPVLVDFWAPWCGPCKALLPIIQKLADEVDGKVKICKVNIDESPEIAGKYSIMSIPTLLIFKAGTVNDQLVGLVQKGKIMDKLNALL, from the coding sequence ATGGCAATAGTAGAAGTAAAGACTGATACCTTTGAGGCCGAAGTCTTAAAGTCCGAGATCCCGGTATTAGTAGATTTTTGGGCTCCCTGGTGCGGTCCCTGTAAAGCCTTATTGCCAATCATTCAGAAGCTTGCCGACGAAGTGGACGGCAAAGTGAAGATCTGCAAAGTAAACATCGATGAAAGCCCGGAAATTGCCGGGAAGTATTCCATCATGTCCATCCCGACCTTACTGATTTTTAAAGCAGGCACAGTAAATGACCAGCTGGTAGGATTGGTACAGAAGGGAAAGATAATGGATAAACTAAATGCGCTTTTGTAA
- a CDS encoding co-chaperone GroES, producing MKLRPIEDHVVVKTATSEEKKIGGIIIPDTAKEKPQIAEIIAVGTDEDLQKIVKVGEKVLYGKYAGTEIELDGEKYLILSKSDILAVVE from the coding sequence ATGAAACTGAGACCTATCGAAGACCATGTGGTGGTGAAAACAGCCACCTCTGAAGAGAAGAAGATCGGCGGGATCATCATACCGGATACTGCCAAAGAGAAACCGCAGATAGCAGAGATTATTGCCGTGGGTACAGACGAAGACCTGCAAAAGATAGTAAAAGTAGGTGAAAAGGTGCTATATGGCAAGTATGCCGGCACCGAGATCGAGCTTGACGGCGAGAAGTATCTCATTTTATCCAAGAGCGACATTTTGGCTGTAGTCGAGTAG